In the Anaerolineales bacterium genome, one interval contains:
- a CDS encoding Ni/Fe hydrogenase subunit alpha, which yields MANPSFRVDVHHVTRVEGHGNIVVDVQNGELKQCDLEIVETPRFFEAMLKGRPYGEASHISSRICGICAVGHATASLRATEKALGVEPSEQTVLLRKLNFHGEMLDSHILHAYMLVAPDCLGVGSVIPLAKAAPDVVMRALRMKKLSGDLCAAICGRHTHPIAMTVGGFTHFPTTAQLQELRDRLVAMRSDVDATVELFQKLKLPAFERETEYIALHKDDEYCFIDGKLVSTDGGEWPIEKYRLVTNEFLVPHSTAKRTKNQRQSYMVGALARFNVNHAQLHPRAKEAARALNLAPKAVNPYLNTVAQVVEIVHCVEDAIELADRLIKTGLTWRAPVQPPKLSGEGTGACEVPRGTLFHNYVIQDGWISGANCIIPTGQNLANIEADMRSLVPTILDKGQSEITLALEMLVRAYDPCISCSTHLLEVRFE from the coding sequence ACGTCACCCGCGTCGAAGGGCACGGCAACATCGTCGTGGATGTTCAGAACGGCGAACTCAAGCAATGTGATCTCGAAATCGTGGAAACCCCGCGCTTCTTCGAGGCCATGCTCAAGGGAAGGCCCTATGGCGAGGCCTCCCATATCAGCTCGCGCATCTGCGGCATCTGCGCCGTCGGGCATGCGACGGCCTCGCTGCGGGCCACCGAGAAGGCCCTGGGCGTCGAGCCGAGCGAACAGACCGTCTTGCTTCGCAAGTTGAATTTCCACGGCGAGATGCTGGACAGCCACATCCTGCACGCCTACATGCTGGTGGCGCCCGACTGTCTGGGCGTGGGCAGCGTCATCCCGCTCGCCAAGGCCGCGCCGGATGTCGTGATGCGGGCGCTGCGCATGAAAAAGCTATCCGGCGATCTGTGCGCCGCCATCTGCGGACGCCACACGCACCCCATCGCCATGACCGTCGGTGGGTTCACCCATTTCCCGACGACGGCCCAGCTTCAAGAACTGCGCGACCGGCTGGTGGCGATGCGGTCCGATGTCGATGCCACCGTCGAGCTCTTCCAGAAGCTCAAGCTGCCGGCGTTTGAGCGCGAGACCGAGTACATCGCCTTGCACAAGGACGATGAATATTGCTTCATCGACGGCAAACTCGTCAGCACCGACGGCGGGGAATGGCCGATCGAGAAATACCGCCTTGTCACCAATGAGTTCCTGGTGCCGCACTCGACCGCCAAGCGGACCAAGAATCAGCGACAGTCGTACATGGTCGGCGCGCTGGCCCGTTTCAACGTCAACCACGCCCAGCTGCACCCGCGGGCCAAGGAAGCGGCACGCGCCTTGAACCTTGCCCCCAAGGCGGTCAATCCGTACTTGAACACCGTCGCCCAGGTGGTCGAAATCGTCCACTGCGTTGAGGACGCGATTGAGTTGGCCGACCGCCTGATCAAGACCGGACTGACCTGGCGGGCGCCGGTCCAGCCGCCGAAGCTCTCTGGGGAAGGCACAGGGGCCTGCGAAGTGCCGCGCGGCACGCTGTTCCACAACTATGTGATCCAGGATGGCTGGATCTCCGGCGCCAACTGCATCATCCCCACCGGGCAGAACCTGGCCAACATTGAAGCTGACATGCGCTCGCTCGTGCCAACGATCCTAGACAAGGGCCAAAGCGAGATCACCCTGGCGTTGGAAATGCTGGTGCGGGCGTACGATCCGTGCATCTCGTGCTCGACCCACTTACTGGAGGTTCGCTTCGAGTGA
- a CDS encoding hydrogenase maturation protease, with translation MTAAPPASTLVLALGNPDRGDDGVGQAVIRSLTEAGGLPPEVEVLDGGLAGLETCLLLQGRRQALIVDAADMGLAPGQWMSLEVGPELLAGELRPGVLHSAGLRESLQLARALNALPERVTIYGVQPEGIGWGPGLSRTVEQAVPAVGAAIRERILHDKDGYCDGQDPDHR, from the coding sequence GTGACCGCCGCGCCACCCGCCTCGACTCTCGTCCTTGCCCTGGGGAACCCCGATCGCGGGGACGATGGCGTCGGGCAGGCCGTCATCCGAAGCCTGACCGAGGCCGGCGGACTGCCGCCCGAGGTCGAGGTCTTGGATGGTGGCCTCGCCGGCCTGGAGACCTGTCTGCTGCTCCAGGGGCGGCGGCAGGCGTTAATCGTGGATGCCGCCGACATGGGGCTGGCGCCCGGGCAATGGATGAGCCTGGAGGTCGGCCCCGAGCTGCTGGCAGGCGAACTCCGCCCGGGCGTGCTCCACAGCGCGGGTCTGAGGGAGTCCCTGCAGCTGGCGCGCGCCCTCAACGCCCTGCCCGAACGCGTGACGATCTACGGCGTTCAGCCGGAAGGGATCGGCTGGGGGCCAGGCCTCAGCCGCACGGTCGAACAAGCCGTTCCGGCCGTGGGCGCCGCGATTCGAGAGCGGATCCTACACGACAAGGATGGATACTGCGATGGCCAAGATCCTGATCATCGATGA